The genomic DNA ATCAGCAAAATAACATAGCATTAGCAGGTATATTAGGAGGCATATCCACCAGCATACAATCAGAGACAAGCAATATTTTTCTAGAGAGTGCTTATTTCTTTCCTGCGACTATTAGGAGTGCTGCCAAGCATCATAAAATACAAACTGACGCAGCATTTCGTTATGAGAGAGGGATAGATCCTAATGTAGCTGTTACTGCTTTAAGACGAGCAGGCTTACTTATACAAGAAATAGCTAGTGGTAAAATAGCTTCAGAACTAATAGATATATATCCTCATCCAATCAAGCCTTCACATATTGAAGTATTTTATACTAATATTCAAAAGCTAATTGGAGAAGCTCTCCCTAAAACAACCATTCATCACATACTTCAGAATCTCGATATAGAAATAACAATCAACAATCAAACTAGCTTTATAGCCATAGTACCACCCTACCGTGTAGATGTAACTCGAGAAGTAGATGTTATAGAAGAAATTTTACGTATTTATGGATATGATAATATCCAGCTACCAGCACGAATGAGCAGTACATTTCTAGCACCAACCAAGCCCCCACTACCTTATCAGTTAGAACGAACACTAGCTCCTATTTTAACAGCCAACGGCTATCAAGAAATATGTACTAATTCACTGAGCTTTGTACATGATGGGAAAATAGCTGATAATAGAACAGAAAAAACAAAGGTAAAGCTTTTAAATCCACTGAGCGATAAGCTAAACATATTAAGAGACAACCTTGTATTATCTGGATTAGAAGTGATAGCACACAATATAAACAGAAAATTGGTTGATCTTAAACTTTTCGAATTTGGGAAAACCTATCATCAAGAAGATGGCAAATATATAGAAAGAAACAAACTTGGAATCTGGCTTACTGGAAAGATAGAAGCGCTTAACTGGATTAGGCAACCTAAAGACGTAACCTTCCAAGATCTAAATACTATTATTCATCTATTACTAGCTAAGTGGGGAGTAAACACATTTGATCAAAAACCATTTAGCAATACTATTTATAAAGCTGGGGTAGAACTTATTTACCAAGGCATTTCTTTTGCTATAATGGGCCAAGTTAGCAAACAATATCTCCAGATGGCAGACGCTAACCAGCCAGTATTTTTCGCTGAGGTAGATATAGACCAGCTGAGCCTATACCCTACTCAAAAGTTACATTACAAGCCTATTTCTAAATTTCCATTGGTAAAAAGAGATCTCTCTTTAGTAATAGATGAACATATTTTATTGGAGGATATAAAGAATGTATTATCAGAACAAGCAGAACCTCTTATTCAGGATATGTATGTATTTGATATATACCAAGGCACCAACCTCCCAAAAGGGAAAAAAGCTTATGCGTTATCTTTCTCTTTACAGGATAAAGATAAAACTTTAGATGAGAAAACTATTCATCAAGTCATGGCACGATTAATGAATGATTTTCAACAGAAGCTGGGTGCTATTGTTAGAGAATAAAAGAAATCTATGGAGCAACTCCATGCAGCTATACAACAGTTAGAAACTAAGCTTATCCAACTAAAAGAAAGGTATGCTCAACAAAAACTATTAATAGAGCAATTACAGCAAGAGAATGAGCAGCTACGTAGTACCATTGCTTTACAGAAGCAGCAACATCCACTTATTCACAAAAAAGGAAAAACAAAGGATACCTTACAACAACTCACACAAGTAGAGAATGGGGATATAAAAAAGCTGCTAGAACATTATATAAAACAGATAAGCGAGTGTATAGATTTTCTAGACAAACTTAACTAATGGAGTATGGAAGAACTTGCTATTAAAATTAGAATTTACGATAGACAGTATCCTATGAAGGTACACCCTAAAGATGAGGCTTTAGTAAGGAAAGCAGCAGAGCAAATTAATAGCCAGATAAAAGCTTACAGGGATAAATTCGGCATAACAGATATACAAGATCTGTTAGCTATGGTGGCTTTTGATTGCTTAGTAGATAGCCAAAAGGTAAAAAAGTCAAAAACAGAAGATCAACAAGCTATATCTAAAAGAATCAGTGCTATGCTACAACTGATCGACAGTACTATGTAAGCATACCTCCGTCTACCTGAATAACCTGGCCAGTTATGTAGCTAGCTGCATCAGAAGCTAAAAACAAAGCACACTTAGCCACATCTTCTGTAGTCCCCATTCTCCTTAAAGGAATATGTTTAACCCACTCTGCAACAGTAGCTTCTGGTAGCTCTTCTGTCA from Candidatus Amoebophilus asiaticus 5a2 includes the following:
- the pheT gene encoding phenylalanine--tRNA ligase subunit beta, coding for MKISINWLKEYINFSETPEEISNLLTKGGLEVTHIESFKPIKTDLSTMLIGQIVACTKHPNADKLHCTQIDIGTGKPLSIVCGAPNVEIGKKVAVAPVGTTLYTHTGECIKIKSAKIRGEISEGMLCAEDEMGLGPSHEKILWLDTHLSPGTSLSDYFNLSTDKILTIELTPNRIDACSYIGVARDLRALLNKPIQYPATLTIQPQDDKQLLPIKISVEDAIACPRYAGIVIKGVQVQDSPQWVQAKLKSIGLSSINNIVDITNLVMYELGQPLHAFDYDKLKGKEIHVRLATKGERIVTLDNVDRELTGGEIVIADQQNNIALAGILGGISTSIQSETSNIFLESAYFFPATIRSAAKHHKIQTDAAFRYERGIDPNVAVTALRRAGLLIQEIASGKIASELIDIYPHPIKPSHIEVFYTNIQKLIGEALPKTTIHHILQNLDIEITINNQTSFIAIVPPYRVDVTREVDVIEEILRIYGYDNIQLPARMSSTFLAPTKPPLPYQLERTLAPILTANGYQEICTNSLSFVHDGKIADNRTEKTKVKLLNPLSDKLNILRDNLVLSGLEVIAHNINRKLVDLKLFEFGKTYHQEDGKYIERNKLGIWLTGKIEALNWIRQPKDVTFQDLNTIIHLLLAKWGVNTFDQKPFSNTIYKAGVELIYQGISFAIMGQVSKQYLQMADANQPVFFAEVDIDQLSLYPTQKLHYKPISKFPLVKRDLSLVIDEHILLEDIKNVLSEQAEPLIQDMYVFDIYQGTNLPKGKKAYALSFSLQDKDKTLDEKTIHQVMARLMNDFQQKLGAIVRE
- a CDS encoding cell division protein ZapA translates to MEELAIKIRIYDRQYPMKVHPKDEALVRKAAEQINSQIKAYRDKFGITDIQDLLAMVAFDCLVDSQKVKKSKTEDQQAISKRISAMLQLIDSTM